The sequence NNNNNNNNNNNNNNNNNNNNNNNNNNNNNNNNNNNNNNNNNNNNNNNNNNNNNNNNNNNNNNNNNNNNNNNNNNNNNNNNNNNNNNNNNNNNNNNNNNNNNNNNNNNNNNNNNNNNNNNNNNNNNNNNNNNNNNNNNNNNNNNNNNNNNNNNNNNNNNNNNNNNNNNNNNNNNNNNNNNNNNNNNNNNNNNNNNNNNNNNNNNNNNNNNNNNNNNNNNNNNNNNNNNNNNNNNNNNNNNNNNNNNNNNNNNNNNNNNNNNNNNNNNNNNNNNNNNNNNNNNNNNNNNNNNNNNNNNNNNNNNNNNNNNNNNNNNNNNNNNNNNNNNNNNNNNNNNNNNNNNNNNNNNNNNNNNNNNNNNNNNNNNNNNNNNNNNNNNNNNNNNNNNNNNNNNNNNNNNNNNNNNNNNNNNNNNNNNNNNNNNNNNNNNNNNNNNNNNNNNNNNNNNNNNNNNNNNNNNNNNNNNNNNNNNNNNNNNNNNNNNNNNNNNNNNNNNNNNNNNNNNNNNNNNNNNNNNNNNNNNNNNNNNNNNNNNNNNNNNNNNNNNNNNNNNNNNNNNNNNNNNNNNNNNNNNNNNNNNNNNNNNNNNNNNNNNNNNNNNNNNNNNNNNNNNNNNNNNNNNNNNNNNNNNNNNNNNNNNNNNNNNNNNNNNNNNNNNNNNNNNNNNNNNNNNNNNNNNNNNNNNNNNNNNNNNNNNNNNNNNNNNNNNNNNNNNNNNNNNNNNNNNNNNNNNNNNNNNNNNNNNNNNNNNNNNNNNNNNNNNNNNNNNNNNNNNNNNNNNNNNNNNNNNNNNNNNNNNNNNNNNNNNNNNNNNNNNNNNNNNNNNNNNNNNNNNNNNNNNNNNNNNNNNNNNNNNNNNNNNNNNNNNNNNNNNNNNNNNNNNNNNNNNNNNNNNNNNNNNNNNNNNNNNNNNNNNNNNNNNNNNNNNNNNNNNNNNNNNNNNNNNNNNNNNNNNNNNNNNNNNNNNNNNNNNNNNNNNNNNNNNNNNNNNNNNNNNNNNNNNNNNNNNNNNNNNNNNNNNNNNNNNNNNNNNNNNNNNNNNNNNNNNNNNNNNNNNNNNNNNNNNNNNNNNNNNNNNNNNNNNNNNNNNNNNNNNNNNNNNNNNNNNNNNNNNNNNNNNNNNNNNNNNNNNNNNNNNNNNNNNNNNNNNNNNNNNNNNNNNNNNNNNNNNNNNNNNNNNNNNNNNNNNNNNNNNNNNNNNNNNNNNNNNNNNNNNNNNNNNNNNNNNNNNNNNNNNNNNNNNNNNNNNNNNNNNNNNNNNNNNNNNNNNNNNNNNNNNNNNNNNNNNNNNNNNNNNNNNNNNNNNNNNNNNNNNNNNNNNNNNNNNNNNNNNNNNNNNNNNNNNNNNNNNNNNNNNNNNNNNNNNNNNNNNNNNNNNNNNNNNNNNNNNNNNNNNNNNNNNNNNNNNNNNNNNNNNNNNNNNNNNNNNNNNNNNNNNNNNNNNNNNNNNNNNNNNNNNNNNNNNNNNNNNNNNNNNNNNNNNNNNNNNNNNNNNNNNNNNNNNNNNNNNNNNNNNNNNNNNNNNNNNNNNNNNNNNNNNNNNNNNNNNNNNNNNNNNNNNNNNNNNNNNNNNNNNNNNNNNNNNNNNNNNNNNNNNNNNNNNNNNNNNNNNNNNNNNNNNNNNNNNNNNNNNNNNNNNNNNNNNNNNNNNNNNNNNNNNNNNNaacagttagcacacaagacaaaccagaggcaagatgatattccacagtgtgaacagaaagcaagctaacacgctattgctatgctaacggcgttaagttaactatcacttttggtttagactcttccaagtaaataacaggaacagggttattgagatatcaggataagttagcaacgacaataataattaacgaaaataaaatacactaatattagagcgaagtggtaagagcactgatacaaacaagctatataacagtagcttggtggggtacactcatttagaccgtaataattatttggtttaagccaggtttcggtaaggcaaagtacagtatatcaaaactgttttctgtgatcatttcatttacaataactgcttttgaatttagtgatctaatattaagtaggccgaacattatgagtttgttttggtcgtttattacattgtcctcaggtttaatcacgattagattttttctctgagatttggctattttgttattttgtagtattattcgggggacagacacagtctctatgcatttggaagcagtaacatttataatagatgagtgggaggaacacagactatggttaaagttttgacttactgCTGggagcgtctttgagatgttgtcagacagaagatccgCTCTGATGCTGCTGGGATGCatgccgtcagggcggaagagcctaggtctctcccagaacagatcaaaattatcaacaaagagcagcttctgttcaatacaccatgacatcaaccatttatttagagcaaatagtctactgaacttttcattccctcgtcggtaggtaggaagcggccctgatacgatgatcctcgccatgggcgatgcgttgcttaccgtctcgatcagactcctgaagtccctcttcaggatctccgactgcctctTCCTGACTTCATTCACCCCCgtgtgcagcacgacagctccgacgttagcattGTCCTTCAGGATCttaggtacctgcgcagagacattaagaacacgggcgccaggaaaacaatgagtgcgcaccttacctttagtggaggaagcgcgtacgttccggacgattgagtctccgatgaccacagcgttgcattccgtctcgcagagggcggcaaagtgGTTCCTGGTCGgcatctcgaagaccggtggcggcggttgggtcatcgctccagtcctggctcgcgcctttcactgtgggtgtgccggtgcaggtaTGATATGCTGAACATCTGTTGTATGATATACAACAGATATGCTGAATGTCCTTAAGGCCACAAGTACTTCAatgttcttcatttttttaagtgtgtCAAAATACAATCCTTAATGCAACATTGCAACATGTGCCTAACATGTTCAGAGTTGCTGCAGGTtgccatttttttcatttatggtCAGTTTGTTCTTTCAAGgtaatctgttaatatgttgaCATGTTTATAGCCTGCTACCTGAACCCAAATACATCTGGTTTAATTGCAGAAACATATAAAGAAACTGGCATGTAGCCCCTTAGAGTACCAAGGTTTGTTTCCGCCAAAGTAGGGCCAGAACACACTTCAAGCAACAAAGCTGGAACATAAAGAACAGACACTTGATCAAATTTATTAACATCAAACCTGGTGCAATGTGTCATAAGACatacaatgcaaaatattttcatgctTGTGTATGAGGGAGTCACATTGCTTCAGCAAATTTGCAATAGAGAGGAGTAAAAATTATAAAGTCATATGGACCCTTTTCATGATAATTTTATTGTCGCTTGATTTGTACCAACAGTATACACAAGTACCATAACAATGGAAAACAGACCACGTCAGACTGAAGGGTTTTTACCACCCAAACTATCACTAACCGTTAGAGACAGCAGCACTTTAAAAGAGATTGTGCCCATTGACCAAAAGCTGAAGTCGATGTGTACTTCCTCCTAAAAGCATGAGTGCCTCAGGACTTCCTTCCTTGTTGAAATGGACTGAAGTACACATCATCAGTCTTGTGGCCAAAGCCTGTGCAACAGATGGTGTGAGCGTCAGATGAAGGGACGCATCAGCCAAAGCTCTGCTTGTGCCAGTTATTGGAACAAACTCTCTTGCGTATAGATGCTTAATGCCTGGACTTGGACACTCTCGGAGATATCCCTCGTCCTCACTCATGACGATTACTGGCAGGACGAGCCATTTATGagacaaatttttaaatgtatggcTTTCTATTTTTGGCATGTTAGACTGCAATCCCtacttttatgcatttatgcaggAATGTCTGACGCTGGTCATGTGAGCTCCTTTTGG comes from Triplophysa rosa linkage group LG23, Trosa_1v2, whole genome shotgun sequence and encodes:
- the LOC130547318 gene encoding uncharacterized protein LOC130547318 — translated: MTQPPPPVFEMPTRNHFAALCETECNAVVIGDSIVRNVRASSTKGKVRTHCFPGARVLNVSAQVPKILKDNANVGAVVLHTGVNEVRKRQSEILKRDFRSLIETVSNASPMARIIVSGPLPTYRRGNEKFSRLFALNKWLMSWCIEQKLLFVDNFDLFWERPRLFRPDGMHPSSIRADLLSDNISKTLPAVSQNFNHSLCSSHSSIINVTASKCIETVSVPRIILQNNKIAKSQRKNLIVIKPEDNVINDQNKLIMFGLLNIRSLNSKAVIVNEMITENSFDILYFALPKPGLNQIIITV